Genomic DNA from Bacteroidota bacterium:
TGCAGGAAAGTCAAACAGAGGATTAAACCATTCGGGTGTGAAGTGGTTCTAAGAATCAGAACGCAGGACAATAATCAACACAACAGTACAGAAGGAGAAACACCAATGAAACGACTACTGCTATTCGGGACATTTCTCGTCATCTTCGCAGTCACATCAACAGTTGCACAACCGGGCCGGGGACCCCGTGCAGGTGCAGGCATCGGTCAGCGGCACGACGCCGTACTGGCAAAACTCGATCTGACAGAAGCCCAGCAAACACAAATGGAAAAGCTTCGCATTGATATGATGAAGAAGCAAACAGAACTGCGTTCGAAAATTCAATCGCTGCGCCTCGATATCAAGTCGGCATTCCTGGCCGACAAAGTCGACCGCAACACCATCGAGAAGAATATCAAAGCTATTACCGCTGCGCAAGACCAGCAGAAGATGAACATGCTCGACCATTGGTTTGCCGTGAACAATATACTGACTGCCGAACAGCAGAAAATCTGGAAACGGCATGCCGCAACCATGGGCCAGCATATGGGTGGCAGGGACGGTCAGAAACAGGCCCGCGGCTTCTTCCGCGAGCGCATGAGAGGAAATTGGGATAACGATTGAACTTGCATAAGAGGAAGGTATTCAAACGAGCGGGATACAGCCCGCTCGTTCTGTTTGTACCTGAAGGACTCTACTTCGGGTTTGTCGGACGTAAGTCAATCTCGCTGAACATACTTCGCGCCGGCGCAGTCACGGCAAACACAACCGCATCGGCAACGTCTTCAGCCTGCGGTATGTGAGCGCCTCGTTTCCCTGTTGACGAGAACGTTGTCTCTACAGAACCGGGGCAAATGGTCACGACGCGGATGTTGTATTCACGAACTTCCAGCATCAACGACGACGCCCAGCCGCGCAACGCCCACTTGGTTGTCGCATATCCTGTGCCGCCGACAAAACTATTCTTCCCTGCAAGCGAGGCGATGTTGACAATTGCACCTGAATTCGCTTTCGTCATGTACGGAAGAACAAGCTTCGTCAGGACGAATACGCTTCTCATGTTCAAAGACCACATCGTATCGAAATCCTTCACATCCAGCTCGGCGAAACGTTTCAAGACTCCCATTCCTGCATTATTGACAAGTATGTCGATTCGCCCGAATTCTTTTATTGTCGCCGCCACAAGATTGCCAACCTGAAGATCGTCCGTCATGTCGGTTGGAACAGCGAGTGCTGAAAGGCCCTGCGAGTGGAGTGACTCAGTTTCCCTCGCAAGAGCCGAAGCATTCCGGGCTGCGAGAACAACGGAAGCCCCTTCCACTGCAAGCGAACGAGCAATGGCCAGCCCGATTCCTTTGCTCGCCCCCGTCACAAGTGCAACGTGTTGGTCGAGGCGCTTCATATCCGACGGGTTTTTGTCAATTCAAGAAATTCCTGGCGCGTCTTCACATCGTCCCGGAATACACCAAGCATGGCACTCGTGGTCGCGAGAGAATTCTGCTTCTCGACGCCGCGCATCATCATGCACATGTGCTGGGCTTCAATGACAACACCGACTCCTTCGGGATGGAGATATTCGTAGAGCGTATCGGCTATTTGCCGTGTGAGACGTTCCTGAACCTGAAGCCGGCGGGCAAACACATCCACGACACGCGGAATCTTGCTTAGCCCGACGATTTTTCCGTTAGGGATGTAAGCAACATGTGCCTTGCCGAAAAAGGGCAACATGTGGTGTTCACACATGCTGAAGAAGTCGATATCCTTCACAATCACCATCTCGCTGTATTCTTCTTCGAAGATTGCGCCATTCATCACCGCGGCAATGTCCTTGCGGTATCCGCTCGTGAGAAAATCGTACGCCTTCGCAACACGATGCGGCGTCTTCTGCAGACCCTCACGGGACGGATCTTCACCGAATTCCTTGAGGAGAGACGATACCAGTTCTTCAACATTGGATTGTTTGTGCACGGGGCCTCCTTCTATTCGCCGCGGTATTCCACAAAATTGTTCGGCGACTCATACAGTGTGATGGAATACAATCTTCCCCCGGTGATTTTTGTTTCGAGGATCTTCCAGAACTCAATTGCCATATTTTCCGCAGTCGGAATTATCCCGTTCATAAATTCAACATCGCAGTTAAGATGCTTATGATCCACAACATCGATGATTTCGTTGTTGATAATGTCCGAGAGTTTCTTGAGGTCGATAACCATCCCGGTTTCGCGTGGCGGGTTCCCTGCAACTGTTACCTCGATCTCGTAGTTGTGCCCGTGCCCGTTTGGATTATTACATTTGCCGTACACTTCCCAGTTCTTGTCATCAGACCAGTCAGGGTTGTACAGTCGGTGTGAAGCACTAAAATGTTCCCTGCGTGTAATGTAGACCATACCGTTAGTCTCTTTCTCTGTTTGAATTTCCCCTATCTATCGGAAAGGGCGTGCAGTATTTCCTCCGTGTGCCCTTCCACTTTCACTTTCGGGAAGATATGAGAGATACTCCCTTTCTCGTCGATAACGAATGTTGTTCGCTCGATTCCCATGTACTTCTTCCCGTACATACTTTTTTCCTTCCATACTCCGTACTTCTTCACCAGTTCCTTCTTCTCATCGCTCACAAGCGGAAAGGTCAGATTGTACTTCGCGGCGAACTTTTCATGGGAAGAGGGGCTGTCGGCACTAACGCCGATAATAACAGCGCCTTTCCGTTTCACTGCACCGAGATGTTCCTGAAACGAGCAAGCCTCTTTCGTGCAGCCACTGGTCATATCTTTCGGATAGAAGAACAGAACAACCTTCTTTCCCCTAACGTCTGACAGCGACAACACCTTCCCGTCTCCCGCGGGTAGCGAAAACTCCGGTGCTTTCATGCCAACTTTCAACATTGCCATTGTTGTCGAATCTCCTTTAGAATGATGCTATTGCAGTGCGAACTTCGTCATAGTTTGGCTCCATGCCGGGATTGTCCGAAATCCATGCATACCGTGCAATTCCTTCGGCATCAAGTACAAATACCGAACGCTTTGCCGTCGCATAGCCGTGTATGCCGCTCAAACCCAGCATCAACCCCGTGTATTGCGAGCTGACATAGCGCGTGAAATCGCTGAGAAGCGGGAACGCGAGCTTATTCAGGTCGGCGAATGCTTTGTTGGCAAACGGCGAATCGACACTTATGCCTATCACTTGCGCTCCTAACTCATTGAACGACGCAAGCGAATCACGAAACGAACACATTTCTTTCGTGCAGACTCCGGTGAATGCTGCAGGGTAGAAAAC
This window encodes:
- a CDS encoding periplasmic heavy metal sensor; translated protein: MKRLLLFGTFLVIFAVTSTVAQPGRGPRAGAGIGQRHDAVLAKLDLTEAQQTQMEKLRIDMMKKQTELRSKIQSLRLDIKSAFLADKVDRNTIEKNIKAITAAQDQQKMNMLDHWFAVNNILTAEQQKIWKRHAATMGQHMGGRDGQKQARGFFRERMRGNWDND
- a CDS encoding SDR family NAD(P)-dependent oxidoreductase codes for the protein MKRLDQHVALVTGASKGIGLAIARSLAVEGASVVLAARNASALARETESLHSQGLSALAVPTDMTDDLQVGNLVAATIKEFGRIDILVNNAGMGVLKRFAELDVKDFDTMWSLNMRSVFVLTKLVLPYMTKANSGAIVNIASLAGKNSFVGGTGYATTKWALRGWASSLMLEVREYNIRVVTICPGSVETTFSSTGKRGAHIPQAEDVADAVVFAVTAPARSMFSEIDLRPTNPK
- the folE gene encoding GTP cyclohydrolase I FolE is translated as MPRRIEGGPVHKQSNVEELVSSLLKEFGEDPSREGLQKTPHRVAKAYDFLTSGYRKDIAAVMNGAIFEEEYSEMVIVKDIDFFSMCEHHMLPFFGKAHVAYIPNGKIVGLSKIPRVVDVFARRLQVQERLTRQIADTLYEYLHPEGVGVVIEAQHMCMMMRGVEKQNSLATTSAMLGVFRDDVKTRQEFLELTKTRRI
- a CDS encoding 6-carboxytetrahydropterin synthase, whose translation is MVYITRREHFSASHRLYNPDWSDDKNWEVYGKCNNPNGHGHNYEIEVTVAGNPPRETGMVIDLKKLSDIINNEIIDVVDHKHLNCDVEFMNGIIPTAENMAIEFWKILETKITGGRLYSITLYESPNNFVEYRGE
- the bcp gene encoding thioredoxin-dependent thiol peroxidase, whose protein sequence is MLKVGMKAPEFSLPAGDGKVLSLSDVRGKKVVLFFYPKDMTSGCTKEACSFQEHLGAVKRKGAVIIGVSADSPSSHEKFAAKYNLTFPLVSDEKKELVKKYGVWKEKSMYGKKYMGIERTTFVIDEKGSISHIFPKVKVEGHTEEILHALSDR
- a CDS encoding peroxiredoxin, with amino-acid sequence MPLEVGQQAPDFSLVDAYRKQRTLGEFLGKKTVLVFYPAAFTGVCTKEMCSFRDSLASFNELGAQVIGISVDSPFANKAFADLNKLAFPLLSDFTRYVSSQYTGLMLGLSGIHGYATAKRSVFVLDAEGIARYAWISDNPGMEPNYDEVRTAIASF